Genomic DNA from Niabella ginsenosidivorans:
GGGACCTGGACGGGTATTTATGACAGTAAAGACCAGGTGATCTATGAGCAGCGAAAAGGGAAGGTGATTTCTTTCAAGCCAAAAGAAAATAAGCTGCTGGTTGGGGCGTCAGTTTATCGGAAAGTAGAATAGTTTATAGTTGATGATTCATAGTTCATGGCAATCGTTGATAACTAAATGTAAACAATAAAAGAAATGTGATGAAAAAGATAGTAATGATATTTATGTTATCTATAGGTCTTTCCTTAATGCCTACACAAAAGAGCCATGCCGTTGTGTGGGTGGTGGTGAAGGCTGTATTGGTAAAAGTGATCAAGGCAATGGACCTTGCCGTACAACGCCTGCAAAATAAAACCATTTGGTTACAGAATGCGCAAAAGACGTTAGAGAATACTTTGTCAAAAGTGAAGCTCGATGAAATTTCCGATTGGGTAAAAAAGAACAAAGAGCAATACGCAAAGTATTATGATGAGCTGGCGCAGGTAAAAGAAGCAATCACCGGGTATAAGCGGGTAAAGGCCATCATGGAAAAACAGGTTCGGGTGGTAGAAGAATACAAAAGGGCCTTTGGGCTTTTTAAGCAGGACAAACATTTTACGCCGGATGAAATTAATTATATGACAAAAGTATATTCCGGTATTGTCGATGAAAGTTTAAAGAACCTGGATCAGCTCTTTTTAGTAGTGGGCACCCTCGGCACCAAAATGAGCGACGGCAAGCGCCTGGAAATTATTAACAAGGCTGCCGAAGGCATTGATGAGACCCTGGGCGATCTGCGCATGTTTAATTCGCAAAACGTCCGGTTAAGCCTGCAACGATCCAAAGACTTGCAGGAAGTGCAGACAGTAAAAGCTTTGTATGGCATTGAATAAAAGAGCGGGTATGAAACGAGTGTTTATGACAATAATTGTATGTATGGCGATTGTTCCGGTTACACGAGCGCAGGGCATCAAAGAATGGTTCAGCCAGAAAAAGACGCAAACCGAATACCTCACGCAACAGATTGCAGCATTACAGGTATATATCGGGTATTTGCAAAAGGGCTATAAAATTGCGAAAACCGGGTTAAATACCATTGGCGATATTAAGGGCGGGCATTTCAAATTAGACCAGGTATTCTTTGACGGGCTGAAGACGATCAATCCCAATGTAAAAAATTACAGCCGGGTAGCGGATATTATCACGCTGAACATACAAATTGTAAAACTTTCAGGAAAGGCAATGAAAGCAGCACAGGCAAGCGAGCGTTTTAATCCTAATGAACTGGGCTATACAGAAAAGGTTTTTACTCATGTAACGAATGGTTGTAATGAGCTGATAGATGAACTGACACAAATCCTGAGCCCGGGTAAACTGCAACTAAGCGATGATGAACGGATCAAACGGATTGATGGCGTATATGCAGCAATGAAAGATCGTTACAGTTTTATCAATAGTTTTTGTAAGGACCTCGGCAAGCTGCAAATACAGCGTAGTCGGGAATTAAGAGATGTAAATACGCTACAAAAAATATACGGACAATGAAAAAGTGGTGGATGGTTATAGTGGTGATGTTTTTATGTTTAGCTGGATCGGTTCGGGTATCTGCGCAGGAAACAGAACTGGCGCAACTGGCTTTGAACATTGAAAAGCTGGCGCAGTTTAAACAGATACTTTCTGATCTCAAAAAGGGTTATGAAATTTTGACGGGTGGGTATAATACGATTAAGAACATCTCGGAAGGTAATTTCAAATTGCACCAGGTGTTTTTGGACGGGTTGATGGAAGTCAGCCCGGCTGTAAGAAAATACAAACGGGTCGGTGATATTATAGATTATCAGTTGCGACTGGTAAAGGAATATAAGTCAGCTTTTAGCCGATTCAAGCAAAGTGGACAATTCCTTGATGGCGAGATCAATTATATCGGCAAGGTATATGGAAAGCTGGTGAATGAAAGCCTGGAGAACCTGGATGATCTGCTGGTGGTTATTACGGCTAACAAGCTGCGCATGTCGGATGAAGAACGATTATCTGCTATTGATGATATTTATAAAGATATGGCAGACAAATTATCGTTCCTGCGCCGGTTTAATAATCAAACCCAGGTACTGGCTTTACAGCGGGCTAAAGAAAACAAAGACGTAAAAGTTATGAAGGAGTTGTACGACGAACCCTGATTACTTTAGGATTTGATGCGGATAGTGTGCGTTGGATTAGTGAGAGATTAAATCTTGAATAAAAATGAGGAGAGCTTGGAAAGCTGCGACGCTTATCGCAGTAGTGGGCATGTTATTGCCAATAACAACGCAGGCGCAGACAATCAGCGGATGGGCCGATGAAATACAAAGCCTGCATAGCGTCCTGGATCAGTTGCATGCGGAAATGCTGCCGATGTGCAGCGAATTGATCGGCGTGGGACGCGGCCTTGCAGGGTTTGCGGCGCTCTGGTATATCGCTGCGAGGGTGTGGGGACATATATCCAGGGCTGAATCTATTGATTTCTACCCTTTATTCAAACCGTTCGTTATCGGCGCGGCAGTGGCTTTTTTCCCGTCCGTGATCGCCCTGATTGAGGGCGTAATGCAGCCGGTGGTTAATGGTACCAAAGGTATGGTAGACAAATCGGACGCTGCTATTGCTGTTTTGCTGAAGCAAAAAGAGGAGGCGGTAAAAAATTCTGATGTCTACCAGATGTATGTAGGCCCTACCGGGGAAGGCGACCGGGACAAATGGTACAAGTACACGCATCCTGATGAAAACCCCGACGATGAGGGCTGGATGGAAAGTGTCGGCAATGATATTCGCTTCGCTGCCGCCAAATTTGGTTACAATTTCCGCAATGGTATTAAAGAAGTAATCGCTGAAGTGCTGCAGCTACTCTTTGCTGCGGCGTCCCTTGCCATCAACACGATGCGCACTTTTAATCTAATTATACTGGCCATCCTGGGGCCGTTGGTTTTCGGATTGAGCGTCTTTGATGGCTTCGGTCATACGCTCAAACATTGGCTGGCCCGGTATATCAATGTATTCTTATGGTTACCTATTGCGAATCTTTTCGGGGCAGTGATCGGCAAGATCCAGGAACAGATGTTACAAATTGACATCAGCCAGGTAGCAGAAACCGGCGATACCTTTTTCAGCCGTACCGATCTGGGCTACATGATATTTCTCATTATCGGCATCATGGGTTATTTCTCTGTACCCAATATTGCCAACCAGGTGCTTTGGGTTGGTGGCGGCGATTCCCTTACCGGCAAGGCTACCGGTGCAGCTATGGCAGCAGGTGGTGTTGCGGGTGCAATGGCAGGCCGTGCACTTGCCGGAGCCGGTAATATCATGAAAACGCCCTACAATATACATCAGGGGTATTCCGGTAAAGACGGAGGCTCAGGTACGGCGGCGGACATTGGCAGCAAAATAGGTGGTGCAGGCGCTTATATGTATGATAAACTTAAAGGCGGTAAAAAGGATAAGGAAAAAGAGTAGTGTATGTTCAGAAAAATGAAAAATATAGATACGGCGTTCCAGTATATGCGGATGTTTACTATCCTAATTGTAACAGGTAGTTTACTGCTCTGCGGTTATGTAGTCTATCGTACGAGCGCTACGCTGATTGCAGGCCGGGGTAAAGTCTATGTATTGATAAACGGAAAACTGGTTGAGGCGATTGCACAGGACCGGAACCTGCCCGTAGAATTAAGGGATCATATCCGAACCTTTCATACATTGTTTTTCACTTTATCTCCGGATGAAAAAGCAATCCAGTCGCAGATCACTAAAGCCCTGTACCTGGCTGACGGTTCAGCTCGCCGCATCTATCAGAACATGAAAGAAGCCGGGTACTACAATAATATGATATCGGGTAATATTTCACAGACTATAGAAATAGACAGTATTGAGCTGGACATGGAAAAAGCTCCGTATAAGTTCCGTTGTGTGGGCCGCCAATATATTACCCGCCCAACTTCCGTACTGACGCGCAGTATTGTTACAGCAGGATATATCAGGCCGGGTTTGGTGCAAAGTGATAACAATAATCACGGTTTTTTGATTGAACGATGGGAAATTATCAGTAACCAGGATATTAAAACAGAAAGCCGTTAAAACGATGAGTTATGTTTAAGCTATTCAGGAGAAGAAGGGACAAACCCTCGGTGATGCATGGGGTATTTCAAAAGTTAGGACAGTCAGTGGAACGCAGCCAGCGCCGTGCAGCGAACTACCTGAACCAAAAGACAGCTACGCTCTCGCGCAGGCAAACGATTGCCGGGCTGGTGCTGTTTTGTGTATTGTTTGGTGGCAGCTCTGCTTTTACGATCTGGCATTCGCTACGCTCTTCAGCCGGTAGTATTCGCATTCAGAATATGAAGGTTCCGGCCCATACGATCATTATCCCAAACAATGATAATAATGATTTGGAGCTGACCGGTCGTGAATTGTATCGTATAAAATCTTTTCGCCGCTACCTGGACAGCTTACAACAAACTAAAGAAGGCAAGGCTGTTTATGACAGTATCGCCAGGTATAGGCCGGGTTTGCTGGATAGCCTGGCTTTTATTGAACAAGCATATCAATTACAATTAAAAACAAATGAAGATGAAAGAGAAAAGTGAGGAAAGTACGCAGCATTCTGCTAAAGTGTTACGGCAACGAAAGTTTTTATTAATAGCGCCCGTACTCATTGTACCATTTTTGATCCTGCTGTTATGGACAACAGGGCTGGTGGGCAATGCAAAGCAGGCATCGCCGGTGGCAGCCTTACAGGGCCTCAATTTAAACCTGCCTTCAGCAGCTCCTGCCAAAGACAGCAACTGGGATAAGATGCGGTACTATGAGCAGGCTGATAAAGATTCCGCAAAATTAAAATCGCAACTGCGCAACGATCCTTTGTTCTGGTCTTTAGATGATGAAGATACCGAAGCATCCGGCATGAAAGGTGTATCAGAAGCAGATTTAGCCGAAATGCAGTATGGCCATGATCCTGTAACTACTCCTTATAAACCGGATCGCAATGAGCAAAAGGTATATCAAAAGTTATCCAGGCTGCAGCGCGAACTAAACACGGAACCGGGGAGAGCAGCCCCGGAACCGGCACAATCTTCCAACTCTGTAAATCCTGATATCGAACGGCTGGAAAATATGATGCAGCAAATGCAGGGTAATAAGGAGCCGGATGCGGAACTAACACAATTAAATGGAATGTTAGAGAAAATTATGGACATCCAAAACCCCGAACGGGTGCAGGAAAAACTTCGCCAACAATCGGAGCAGAATAAAAAGCAAGCATTTGCTTTGGAAGCGCCACCTGAAAATGTGATCTCCCGGCTGGAACCCCGTCAAGATTTTTCAGCAATGGTCAACCGGTACAAGGGCGATACTTTGCCGGACGCTTTCCAGTCTTACATGAACAGCAACCGGTTTTATTCTTTGGAGGA
This window encodes:
- a CDS encoding conjugal transfer protein TraI, producing MKKIVMIFMLSIGLSLMPTQKSHAVVWVVVKAVLVKVIKAMDLAVQRLQNKTIWLQNAQKTLENTLSKVKLDEISDWVKKNKEQYAKYYDELAQVKEAITGYKRVKAIMEKQVRVVEEYKRAFGLFKQDKHFTPDEINYMTKVYSGIVDESLKNLDQLFLVVGTLGTKMSDGKRLEIINKAAEGIDETLGDLRMFNSQNVRLSLQRSKDLQEVQTVKALYGIE
- the traJ gene encoding conjugative transposon protein TraJ, whose product is MRRAWKAATLIAVVGMLLPITTQAQTISGWADEIQSLHSVLDQLHAEMLPMCSELIGVGRGLAGFAALWYIAARVWGHISRAESIDFYPLFKPFVIGAAVAFFPSVIALIEGVMQPVVNGTKGMVDKSDAAIAVLLKQKEEAVKNSDVYQMYVGPTGEGDRDKWYKYTHPDENPDDEGWMESVGNDIRFAAAKFGYNFRNGIKEVIAEVLQLLFAAASLAINTMRTFNLIILAILGPLVFGLSVFDGFGHTLKHWLARYINVFLWLPIANLFGAVIGKIQEQMLQIDISQVAETGDTFFSRTDLGYMIFLIIGIMGYFSVPNIANQVLWVGGGDSLTGKATGAAMAAGGVAGAMAGRALAGAGNIMKTPYNIHQGYSGKDGGSGTAADIGSKIGGAGAYMYDKLKGGKKDKEKE
- the traK gene encoding conjugative transposon protein TraK, yielding MKNIDTAFQYMRMFTILIVTGSLLLCGYVVYRTSATLIAGRGKVYVLINGKLVEAIAQDRNLPVELRDHIRTFHTLFFTLSPDEKAIQSQITKALYLADGSARRIYQNMKEAGYYNNMISGNISQTIEIDSIELDMEKAPYKFRCVGRQYITRPTSVLTRSIVTAGYIRPGLVQSDNNNHGFLIERWEIISNQDIKTESR
- the traM gene encoding conjugative transposon protein TraM; this encodes MKEKSEESTQHSAKVLRQRKFLLIAPVLIVPFLILLLWTTGLVGNAKQASPVAALQGLNLNLPSAAPAKDSNWDKMRYYEQADKDSAKLKSQLRNDPLFWSLDDEDTEASGMKGVSEADLAEMQYGHDPVTTPYKPDRNEQKVYQKLSRLQRELNTEPGRAAPEPAQSSNSVNPDIERLENMMQQMQGNKEPDAELTQLNGMLEKIMDIQNPERVQEKLRQQSEQNKKQAFALEAPPENVISRLEPRQDFSAMVNRYKGDTLPDAFQSYMNSNRFYSLEEAGAQTQSRPAIPAVIPETQTIVSGATVKMRLLENVYIAGVKVPKNHFVYGQASLNGERLQIAISSIEYDNRILPVALTVYDKKDGLSGINIPGAITRDVAKKSAAQSMQGLGTIGTLDPSFGAQMATAGLNMAQNLVGRSARLVRVTLAAGYPVLLKDDNQKDK